Proteins encoded in a region of the Triticum dicoccoides isolate Atlit2015 ecotype Zavitan chromosome 3A, WEW_v2.0, whole genome shotgun sequence genome:
- the LOC119266915 gene encoding uncharacterized protein LOC119266915 — MWWFLAIDSDGADGSGDDEEEDEMECGKPAMEEDGVQRITGSTPIPEIDAEADAQDTDVSEKPDPIPTNTMAKASINNEVLDGADTDCVDDDEVDRGKSDAQLAKEKRVMSTEKLMFESFRRDWEAAFSRRSGHFLNKTTVSSMQFTHLAPGRIPWGAGIEPAVQIFSVKLTEVKGGFKFPLSVYGVVAARDGVDYNRNLIFFCDRSNSQKLTQNDPYLRLIGPSRAVLYEDYVNYEVQLMVKGSVKSQDRPLITDTYRQIRCRIGVSTICFQNCFCAMELRLERFLGSVQATIIGVRVVKDNGAWPFGHGVRVACSPASRELMEDSDGEIKYVAQPSSGEILLLDSKDGRRPADSEGYLYLSRQVVSVEPSRQLEVEIQAYAPPGVLPAKAQVCFEAQECNIDRGRCCLLGAKVEISVAWSRLVSDMEMLAGVDRDFQRDEPEVAFTQVGLNGEPYMERIF, encoded by the exons ATGTGGTGGTTTCTTGCAATTGACTCTGATGGTGCTGATGGTTCTggtgacgacgaggaagaggatgaGATGGAGTGTGGCAAGCCAGCCATGGAGGAGGATGGGGTCCAGAGGATCACCGGCTCCACACCAATTCCAGAGATTGATGCGGAGGCAGATGCCCAAGATACCGATGTATCAGAGAAACCTGATCCCATTCCCACCAACACAATGGCAAAAGCGTCCATAAACAATGAAGTCCTTGATGGAGCTGACACTGATTGTGTTGACGATGATGAGGTAGACAGAGGCAAATCGGACGCACAATTAGCCAAGGAGAAGAGGGTGATGTCTACCGAGAAGCTCATGTTTGAGTCCTTCCGTCGTGACTGGGAGGCTGCGTTTAGCCGACGCAGCGGCCACTTCCTTAACAAGA CGACAGTGAGTTCCATGCAGTTTACACACTTGGCACCTGGGCGCATCCCATGGGGCGCCGGCATAGAACCTGCCGTGCAGATCTTCTCTGTCAAGCTTACAGAGGTGAAAGGCGGCTTCAAGTTTCCATTGTCCGTGTATGGTGTGGTCGCTGCCCGTGATGGCGTGGACTACAACCGCAACCTTATCTTCTTTTGCGATAGGAGCAACTCCCAAAAACTTACTCAAAAT GATCCTTATCTGCGCCTGATCGGCCCATCTCGCGCTGTTTTGTATGAGGACTATGTTAATTATGAGGTCCAGCTTATGGTGAAAGGCAGCGTCAAGTCTCAGGACAGGCCGTTGATCACAGATACATACCGCCAAATCCGATGCCGTATTGGTGTATCCACCATCTGCTTTCAGAACTGCTTCTGCGCGATGGAGTTACGCTTGGAGCGATTTCTAGGTTCGGTCCAGGCCACCATCATTGGCGTACGTGTCGTCAAAGACAATGGGGCGTGGCCTTTTGGACATGGTGTTCGGGTTGCTTGCTCCCCGGCATCACGGGAACTTATGGAGGACAGTGATGGTGAAATCAAGTATGTTGCTCAGCCTTCGTCTGGGGAAATCTTGCTGCTTGATTCAAAAGATGGAAGAAGACCTGCGGATTCAGAGGGATACCTTTATCTGTCAAGGCAAGTTGTTTCTGTAGAACCAAGCAGACAGCTGGAAGTTGAAATACAGGCCTATGCACCACCCGGCGTTCTCCCTGCAAAAGCTCAGGTCTGCTTCGAAGCCCAAGAATGCAACATAGACCGTGGTCGGTGTTGCCTCCTCGGTGCCAAGGTGGAGATCTCTGTTGCTTGGTCCCGTCTTGTTTCGGACATGGAGATGCTTGCGGGTGTTGACAGGGATTTTCAAAGGGACGAACCAGAGGTTGCGTTCACACAAGTGGGGCTGAATGGAGAGCCTTACATGGAACGAATCTTTTAA
- the LOC119271124 gene encoding RNA exonuclease 4-like: MDNSSDAHSRHRCAACYRQFNRMEHLVEHMRTSHHSPHEPRCGVCGKHCRSLDALRDHLGFGASLPSKPACAAAFQAHGCPLCLAVFPASAALRAHRSACKLSRAPIPSSVQNLTRTMSRMGVRGDRSAVALGCKMVGGGSDGTLDVCARVCVVDEHESILYESFVKPLIPVTHYRYETTGIRPEHLRDAPTVKQAMKRVQDILLNGEQSYSYSYSSRGAARLLVGHGLEHDLDALGMDYPAHLKRDTATYPPLMKTSARLMSNSLRYLTRSCLGYDIQAGGHHHPYDDCVAAMRLYKRMRAISHLHLHGRPKDGDDESTAKAFPAWRQRELERMSPEELLAMSQPAYRCWCLDDDRRC, from the exons ATGGACAACTCTTCAGATGCTCACAG CCGTCACAGGTGCGCGGCGTGCTACCGTCAGTTCAACCGGATGGAGCACCTGGTGGAGCACATGCGGACGTCGCACCACTCCCCCCACGAGCCCCGCTGCGGCGTCTGCGGCAAGCACTGCCGCTCCCTCGACGCCCTCCGCGACCACCTCGGCTTCGGCGCCTCCCTGCCCTCCAAgcccgcctgcgccgccgccttccAAGCCCACGGCTGCCCGCTCTGCCTCGCCGTATTCCCCGCCTCGGCCGCCCTCCGCGCCCACCGCTCGGCCTGCAAGCTCTCCCGCGCTCCGATCCCCTCTTCCGTGCAGAACCTCACGAGGACTATGTCGAGGATGGGCGTTCGAGGCGATCGCAGCGCGGTGGCGCTGGGGTGCAAGATGGTGGGCGGCGGGAGCGACGGCACGCTGGACGTGTGCGCACGCGTCTGCGTCGTCGATGAGCACGAGTCCATCCTCTACGAGAGCTTCGTGAAGCCGCTCATCCCGGTGACGCACTACCGGTACGAGACCACGGGGATCCGCCCCGAGCACCTCCGCGACGCGCCCACGGTGAAGCAGGCGATGAAGAGGGTGCAGGACATCCTCCTCAACGGCGAGCAGTCttactcctactcctactcctcCCGCGGCGCCGCCCGGCTCCTCGTCGGCCACGGGCTGGAGCACGACCTCGACGCGCTCGGCATGGACTACCCGGCGCACCTGAAGCGGGACACGGCGACATACCCGCCGCTGATGAAGACCAGCGCCAGGCTCATGAGCAACTCGCTCCGGTATCTCACGCGGAGCTGCCTGGGCTATGACATACAGGCCGGCGGCCATCATCACCCCTACGACGACTGCGTGGCCGCCATGCGCCTGTACAAGAGGATGCGCGCCATCAGCCACCTGCACCTGCACGGCCGGCCCAAGGACGGCGATGATGAGTCCACGGCCAAGGCGTTCCCGGCGTGGAGGCAGCGAGAGCTGGAGCGCATGTCGCCGGAGGAGCTCCTGGCGATGTCCCAGCCCGCCTACCGATGTTGGTGCCTCGACGACGACCGGCGATGCTGA